One region of Pyramidobacter sp. YE332 genomic DNA includes:
- a CDS encoding thiamine pyrophosphate-dependent enzyme — MSEVKVYSRPETWMKGVHTHYCPGCGHGIAHRMICEAIDELGIQGDAISMSPVGCAAMMYDYINIDFIEAAHGRAPATATGIKRVLPDKVVFTYQGDGDLASIGMAEIIHAANRGEKICVFFINNAIYGMTGGQMAPTTLIGQKATTCPQGRDAELTGYPIRMCELLTSLETPAYIERVSLAKPYIAKAKKAIKKAFQNQIDRKGFSFVEILSTCPTNWGLSPLDAFDWQMKNMIPYYPLGVFKDFE, encoded by the coding sequence ATGTCTGAAGTCAAAGTCTACTCGAGACCTGAAACATGGATGAAAGGCGTTCATACTCACTATTGTCCCGGCTGCGGCCATGGCATCGCTCACCGCATGATCTGCGAAGCCATTGACGAGCTTGGCATCCAGGGCGATGCGATCAGCATGTCGCCCGTCGGCTGCGCGGCGATGATGTACGACTACATAAACATTGACTTCATCGAAGCGGCTCATGGCCGGGCGCCGGCGACGGCGACCGGCATCAAGAGAGTTCTGCCCGATAAGGTCGTTTTTACCTATCAGGGCGACGGAGACCTTGCCTCCATCGGTATGGCAGAAATCATCCACGCCGCCAACCGCGGCGAGAAGATCTGCGTCTTCTTTATCAACAACGCCATTTACGGTATGACGGGCGGCCAGATGGCCCCCACGACTTTGATCGGGCAGAAGGCCACCACGTGTCCTCAGGGGCGCGACGCCGAGCTGACCGGATATCCCATCCGTATGTGCGAATTGTTGACGTCTCTGGAGACGCCTGCGTATATCGAGCGGGTTTCTTTGGCGAAACCCTACATCGCCAAAGCCAAGAAAGCGATTAAAAAAGCCTTCCAGAACCAGATCGACAGGAAAGGCTTCAGCTTCGTGGAGATTCTCTCGACGTGTCCTACGAACTGGGGGCTTTCGCCTCTTGACGCCTTCGACTGGCAGATGAAGAACATGATCCCCTATTATCCCCTTGGCGTGTTCAAGGACTTTGAATAG
- a CDS encoding IS110 family transposase — protein sequence MYYLGIDIGKNNHEAGLIREDGSHVGKSLRFANAREGFQQLLLFLEQSLPEREAFCIGMEATGHYWLALYSFLREQGFALHVINPIQSDSLRNFHIRKQKTDAVDCFLVAEVIRFGSFSATHLADEDIMALRNLARFRESLKDSCADYKRQVVTVLDQVFPEYAALFSNVFGESSKAFLKTYGTPEQVVDVNTKSLAALLRKTSRGRHGTDKARELKSLAARSVGLTLCSDAFAFQIRILIEQIEFTEKQIDEIDKKIARQLRKFSSVILTVPGVGPATGAVILGEIGDISRFSNPKKLVAFAGIDPTSFQSGNYVGQHNRLSKKGSPYLRRAVWMSALIAVRCDPVFKAFYEKKRGEGKAHGTALGAVSRKLLYTIYAVLKANKPYEVRRQGIE from the coding sequence TCGGCAAGTCGCTGCGTTTCGCCAATGCTCGGGAGGGCTTTCAGCAGCTTCTGCTCTTTCTCGAACAGAGTCTTCCCGAGCGGGAGGCTTTCTGTATCGGCATGGAGGCGACCGGTCATTACTGGCTCGCGCTCTACTCCTTTCTGCGGGAGCAGGGTTTTGCTCTGCATGTGATCAACCCGATCCAATCCGACAGTCTGAGGAACTTCCACATCCGGAAGCAGAAAACGGATGCGGTCGACTGCTTTCTGGTGGCTGAGGTGATCCGTTTCGGCTCGTTCAGCGCAACTCATCTGGCTGATGAAGATATCATGGCGCTGCGCAATCTGGCCCGTTTCAGAGAGTCGCTCAAGGACTCCTGCGCCGACTACAAGCGACAGGTCGTCACCGTTCTGGATCAGGTGTTTCCGGAGTATGCTGCCTTGTTCTCCAACGTCTTTGGCGAGAGTTCAAAGGCATTTCTCAAGACGTACGGCACTCCGGAACAGGTGGTCGACGTGAACACGAAATCGCTGGCCGCTTTGCTCAGAAAAACCAGCCGGGGCCGGCACGGTACTGACAAAGCCCGTGAGCTCAAGTCTCTGGCGGCGCGTTCGGTCGGCCTGACTCTGTGTTCGGATGCCTTTGCCTTTCAAATCAGGATTCTCATCGAACAGATCGAATTCACGGAGAAGCAGATCGATGAGATCGACAAGAAGATCGCCCGGCAGCTGAGGAAGTTTAGCTCTGTCATCCTCACTGTCCCCGGCGTGGGGCCGGCGACGGGCGCCGTGATCCTCGGTGAGATCGGCGATATCAGTCGTTTCTCCAATCCCAAGAAACTCGTCGCCTTTGCCGGGATCGATCCGACTTCGTTTCAATCGGGGAACTATGTCGGCCAGCACAACCGCTTGTCCAAGAAAGGATCCCCCTACCTGAGACGAGCTGTCTGGATGTCGGCGCTGATAGCAGTCAGATGCGATCCTGTCTTCAAAGCGTTCTACGAAAAGAAGCGCGGTGAGGGGAAAGCGCATGGGACTGCATTGGGGGCTGTGTCGAGAAAACTGCTTTATACGATTTACGCTGTTCTGAAAGCCAACAAACCTTACGAGGTACGCCGCCAGGGCATAGAATGA
- the vorB gene encoding 3-methyl-2-oxobutanoate dehydrogenase subunit VorB, with protein MAKVLMKGAEALAQAAISGGCRYFFGYPITPQNEVPEYMAAHLPEVGGVYVQGESEVASINMVLGAASTGAQIMTSSSSPGISLMSEGLSYIAANEYPCVVMNVVRGGPGLGGILPSQCDYSQATRGGGNGDYHLFVLAPSNLQEAVDLIQRSWDYAFKYMNPVMILADGFMGQMMEPVEIKERTAERGDWQKWAVGCFRERGNKRTLFHSLYLAAGPLEEHNKDLQKKYELMKQDAMAEDYMVDDAEVIITAFGTTARIAKTAIMHLRAEGKKVGLIRPITVYPFPADHFKNLPATVRHILDVEMNCGQMIDDVKLATECRYPVTFYGRCGGFAPSVEEVEDACRKLFA; from the coding sequence ATGGCGAAAGTTCTTATGAAGGGCGCCGAAGCCCTTGCACAGGCCGCGATCAGCGGGGGATGCCGGTACTTCTTCGGTTATCCCATTACGCCTCAGAACGAAGTTCCCGAATATATGGCGGCACACCTTCCCGAAGTGGGCGGCGTTTATGTTCAGGGTGAGAGCGAAGTCGCCTCGATCAACATGGTGCTTGGGGCGGCATCCACGGGAGCGCAGATCATGACCTCGTCATCCAGCCCCGGGATTTCGCTGATGTCCGAGGGACTGAGCTACATTGCCGCCAATGAATATCCCTGCGTCGTCATGAACGTGGTGCGCGGCGGTCCGGGGCTGGGCGGCATTCTGCCCTCGCAGTGCGACTACAGTCAGGCCACCCGCGGCGGCGGCAACGGCGATTATCATCTGTTCGTGCTGGCGCCGAGCAACCTCCAGGAGGCGGTCGATCTGATCCAGCGTTCCTGGGATTATGCATTCAAGTATATGAATCCTGTCATGATCCTGGCGGACGGTTTCATGGGACAGATGATGGAACCGGTAGAGATCAAGGAACGCACCGCAGAACGCGGCGACTGGCAGAAATGGGCCGTGGGCTGTTTCAGAGAGCGCGGAAACAAGCGCACCTTGTTCCACAGCCTGTATCTCGCCGCGGGGCCTCTTGAAGAGCACAACAAAGATCTGCAGAAAAAATACGAGTTGATGAAGCAGGATGCGATGGCCGAGGATTACATGGTCGATGATGCCGAGGTGATCATCACGGCTTTCGGGACCACGGCGCGCATCGCCAAAACGGCGATCATGCACCTCCGTGCCGAGGGCAAAAAAGTGGGACTGATCCGCCCGATCACGGTCTATCCCTTCCCGGCGGACCACTTCAAAAATTTGCCGGCCACGGTGAGGCACATTCTCGATGTGGAAATGAACTGTGGACAGATGATCGACGACGTGAAACTTGCCACGGAATGCCGCTATCCGGTGACGTTTTACGGCCGTTGCGGCGGTTTCGCTCCTTCCGTTGAAGAAGTGGAAGACGCGTGCAGAAAGCTTTTTGCCTAG
- a CDS encoding 4Fe-4S binding protein encodes MAKGRITVAEEYCKSCGLCVDACPKKVLRISDHLNVKGYRPVEQYKEGCIGCALCAMTCPDAVIEVFRENA; translated from the coding sequence ATGGCAAAGGGGAGAATCACGGTAGCAGAGGAGTACTGCAAGAGCTGCGGGCTATGCGTTGACGCATGTCCGAAGAAAGTCCTCCGCATCTCGGATCACCTGAACGTCAAGGGGTACCGTCCTGTGGAGCAGTACAAAGAAGGTTGCATCGGTTGCGCGTTGTGCGCTATGACATGTCCTGACGCGGTCATTGAAGTTTTCCGCGAGAACGCATAA